The window CTCGGGCCCCCGCGTGATCCGGATCAGGTAGTCGCCCGCAGGAACCTGCTGAGTGAAAGCTCCGTCGTGGGAGTGGTACTGGTGATCGCAGCCATGGGCCCGATAGTCCGTGCCGAAGTTGGGCGTTTCGGTCCCGTCGACACCCAGAAACTGGACCTTGGCCGGGGACGGATTGCCCCGGGAGTCCCGGACCCGGAAGCTTATAGCCGAGGCCACCGGCGGGGACAGGTCTAGATTGGCGGTCTTTCCTGCCGATACCTGGAGGTTCAATTCCTGATCGGGCCGTCCCAGGTCGGTGAAACGGATCGAATGATTCCCTGGAGGAAGCGGGAATGAAAACCGTCCTTCCGCATTGGGATAGAGGGGGAGATCGGTTCCACCGACGTTGAACAGCAGAGAGGATCGAATGGCCGGGTTCCCACTCTGGTCCACGGCGCTCCCCGTCACAGTCCCGGTCGGGCTCAGGACGGACGCAACCTGACCGTAGGCGGCCAGGGGGCTGTCCGCCACCGCCAGTGCAATCCCGAACTTTTTCTTTTCCCCAGGCCCCAACTCGACCTCTGCATCCAAGCTGGACAGCCCCTCCCTCTCCAGAGGCGCCCAGGCGTAGGATCGTTTGTCGAACGGATCGATGCTGTCGGCGACTCGAATCGCGCCGGCTTCCCACGTTGTTGAGAACTGAGCGAGGCGCTCGTATGCCGGTGGTGATTTCCAGACCGGTTGCGGCTGAATCTTCCGGGCCTCGCCGGACTGATTGTGAAACGTCGAAAGGATCTCGACATGCTGCCACTCCGGCGCCAACCGGTAGACGTGGCGCTGGTAGAGTCCGTCCCCGCTGGCCGCCGTGCGGACGGTTTCGATCTCGGCCCGGCCGCTGCTGCCGTCACTCACGATCCGGACGTAGCTGACGGGACCGGAAAGGTGTCCGGGCCGGAACGAGGTGATCTGGTCGTTGCCGGCGCCGGCCAGATCCAGGTCGAACAGAGTCCCCGGAATAATTTTGTACCGGTCATGCATCATGTTGGCCCGGCGTTCGGGCAGGTTTCCCCCAATGAGGGCGTGGATGCGATCGTTCCGAAGCACGAAGTCGCCGATGATGCCGTCCGCTTCCTTGCCGGCCGGCAGAAGATCCGTATTGTGCCGTCCGATCTCGACGGCTTCGGCTCCTCCTTTCTGGGCGACGAGAATGGCTGCCAACCACACGGCCATGCCGGCAACGAAGAGCAGCGGGATTCGGGGAAGACGCGAAAGTATCGAGGAGTTTGTAGACATGACGCCAATTATCCGGCGTTTGGCGTCAGAATCAAGTATGGAGAACGTCAAACAGTTGAGAATATTGCAGTTGTGACGATTGGGGTATGGCCGCCCCGGATGTGGTAGCCTGTGCCGGTTTCAAATATGTCCGTATTTCGTCCTGATTCCCCGATAAAGCGCCGGAGTTTCCTGAAAAGGGCCATGGCTGGGTATCTCCTGGCGCCCGGAATCCCGGTTCTCGCCGAGTCTCCGCTGACACTGTCCCGCGAGCATGTCAAGGCGGTTCACCGCAAGCGCCGGATCGTCATGATGCAGGACGCCTACGGCGACGGCCACGGAGCGACTCCTTTTGGGGGCGATTTCGCCTCCTGGCTCCGCTACCGGTTCTCCTATCTGGACGAGCTGGAGACCCAGATCGACGCCATCTGGTGGGACATGGCCGCCCTGGCCGTCTATCCCAACCAGGGATTTCCGGCGGACGTCCAGGCGCGTTACGATGCCTTGGCCGCCGCAGGGACCGACCCTCTGAAGGCGCTGGTGGACGGTACCCACAGCCGGGGGCTGGAAGCCTTCTTCAACCACCGGATCAGCGAGGTGGAGTTGGACGGCAAGACCTTCCGGCTGAAGTCCGAGAACCCCGACTGGGTGATTCCTACCTGGTGGCCCCACGGCATGTGGAATCTGGCGGCCCCGGGACTGCAGGACTTCAAGCTCAGGAATTTGCGCTATCTGGCGGAGAATTACGACTTCGACGGCCTTCAGATCGACTTTGCCCGGCACACGCCCATCCTGCCCCCCGGGCGGCAATGGGAGCTGCGGGGGCGGGTCACGGATTTCATCCGCCGGGTCCGGCTCATGCTCCTGGGTGTCGCGAAAAAACGCGGCCGTCCCTTCCTCCTGGCGGTGAGAGTGCCCAAGAGCGTCGAAGGCGCCAAGGTGGACGGCTTCGACCTGGAATCGTGGGCTCGGGGCCGCCTGGTGGACATCTTCACCATCGGCACCCGCTCCCAGGAGGTGGACGTGGCCTCCTTCCTGGCCATCGCAAAGGGCCGGGACATCAAGGTCCAGCCCTGCTGGGACGACCACCACGCTTCGGACGCCTACCAGTGGCAGCCCATCGAGTTCCTGCGCGGCGTGTACAGCAACTGGTGGCGCCAGGGCGCCGACAGCGTGGTCACCTGGAACTGGAGCAACGCGACGCGGAAAACTTGCGTGCGTATGGGCATCCGTCCGGGTCCCGGCTCCCACGGCCAGGGGTATCGGGAGCTGGGAAGCCTGGAGAGCATGCGCCTTCGGGACAAGATCTTCGCCCTGGACCGGCGCGGGGCCTTTCCCTGGGCGGAAGGTTTCTTCAGCCGGAACGCCGATGCCCGCTTGCCGTTCCGCCTGAAGGAGGGAGGGAAACCGGTTCGTCTGGATCTCAGGATCGAAGAGGCCGTGGCGGCCGCGTCTGATCGCGTCGACTCCCTCAAGCTCCGGATCGTGCTTTTCGGCGCCGGACCGGAGACGATGGTCCGGGCCCGTTTCAACGGCGGCGCCCTGACTCCGGTCCTCAGGGATGCCGAGTGGAAGGATGTCCAGATTTTCTCGCCCCGTCCCCAACCCAATTCGGGGAGGGCGGCAAGGCAACGCGTCGACCCGGACCAGAGGCTGCTCAGGATCGAATACGAACTCGATCCCAGCACCTGCAGGGTCGGCCTCAACACCACCGAGTTGGCCCTTTCGACTGAAGGGGCAGGCGAGGTGGTCAAACTGGAGAAGGTGGAGGTCCACCTCAACTATTCATGAAAATCAGAATTGCGACTTGCCAATTTCCCGTGACCAGCGACATCCGGAGCAACCTGGGCTATGTGAAAAGACAGATGAAGGCGGCCCGCGACAAGGGAGCCGACCTGGCCCATTTTTCCGAGTGCTGCCTCGGCGGCTATGCCGGTGTCGACCTGCCTTCTCTTGAGGGTTACGACTGGGACCTGCTCCAGCGTTCAGCTCGGGAAGTGACCGAACTGGCCCGGGAATTGGGTCTGTGGGTGATCCTGGGGTCGAACCATCGCCTGAGCGGCGGTCATCTTCCGCACAACAGCCTCTACCTCATCGATCCCCAGGGGAGGGTCGTGGACCGTTACGACAAGCGGTTCTGCACCGGTTCCAGGACCCAGGTCCAGGATGACCTGAGCCACTACAGTCCGGGCAACCGGTTCGTGGTCTTTGAAGTCAACAGTGTCCGTTGCGGCATCCAGATCTGCCATGACTTCCGCTATCCGGAGCTTTACCGGGAGTACAAGCGGCGGGAGGTTCAGCTGATGTTCCACTCCTACCACAACGGCGGAATGACGCTGGAGCACAAGCGGAAATATCACGACGTCTGGAAGGTGCTGGTGCTCGCTACCATGCAGACTTACGCCGCCAGCAACTACATGTGGATCAGTGTCAACAATACGACGCGCCGCCACAGCAGCGGCTCGAGCTTCGTTGTGCAGCCGGACGGTCTGATCGCCGGGAGGCTGCCGCTGCACCGTGCGGGAGTCCTGATATCGACCATCGATACCGAAGCGCCCTTTTACGACGCGTCGAAGGAATGGCGGTCCCGGGCGATGCGTGGCGTGTTCCACAGCGGCACGCCGGTGGACGATCTCCGGTCCAAAGACCGGACCTGCCTATGACCGGTTCCGTTGGTTTGTGACAGACAACGGAAACGCGGGCGTCTCACTCGAACTCCCGTTGGATTCAGCACCCAGGTTTTCTCAGCGGATTTTTGGAGTCAGACTTTCCTCGCGCTTCCGGCAGCTTTGAGGATGGCGTTTGCCGTGTGGCGGCTCTTCAAGTTTCGAGGAATCACCGGAATTTTGCCGTTTTTCAGACGTTTCCATTTTTCGTGGGAACCCTTTGCGTTTTTCCAGTACGCGAAACCCCGTTTTGATATTTCTCTGGTTACGGAATTGTAGAGACTGCCAGGCAAGCTATGCGGTCGCCCTTCCCATATCTGGATGCTGCCACAGAATTGCTGGGATCAAGTCCTTGAAAGAATGCTCAGCGATCTCTGGAGCAGTCCAGTGGTTCACAATAATCAATTCAGGGGCCACGTCCATCATGATGGTCTCGAACTCCTCTAGATCGGCTGCCTCGATATGTAAGCCTTCTATATCGCTTCGGGAGTAGAAGACCTCTGCTTCGGCATCCCAAACAGCTTGCACTCTAAAGACCCGCTTCATCATTCGCTCTCCTGTTCGAAGAATCTAACCGAAGTCTACCACCACTTTTCGTCAGGAATGTTGTTCGGTGGCATGAGTTAACGATCCCAGGCCGCTTGCCGCCAAGAGTCGTAGCGAAGGCATCATTCCCCAGATGGAAAAATGGCGATGGTACTCACCACATCTTCTTGGACTCCTTCGGGTTTGCTCCGTCACCCATACCGGATCCAGACTCTCAATTCCTCCAGCGTCAGCAGTTCGGAAGGGTCTCCGGCGTCAGGAGGCTGAACCGTCACGAGGAAGGAATTCTCGCCGTACCGCAGGTCGCGGGTCTCCCAACTGGACCAGCCCGGCAGGTCCGCGCCTGCGGCGCGCGGACGAGGTTGACCCTCTCCATTGACCCGCCAAGTGACACGGTCATCCGCGGTGGAGTCGGCCCACCGCGTCTCGACCCGGACGCTGCTGGCCCGTTTCGGCCGGTCGGCGATCTTCAACTTCAGTTCGAATCGGGCGGACCCCGCCTGGGTGGCGAAGGAGAGGGGCAGTTGTCCCGGCCAGAGGCTCTCATTCATGTACCCGACCCGCTTCCGGTCCAGGTCGATCTGGTACATCTTGTCCAGGCCTGCCAGCACCTCCGGCTCACCGATCTCATGGAGGGAGTCGAACCGGGCGGGGTCGAGGAAGTTGAAGGCGTGCAGGCCGTCCACCCCTTCGTTCCAGAGCCGGTAGGCGGCCCCCCGGATCGCCTCCACGTGATCGAAGACGAACTTCCAACTCAGGCCGCCGTAAACCGGGATGCCGTGGTTCCGGCCCATTCGGATCCATTCCTGCACCGGAAAGGAGTAGGGGAGGGAACCGAAACCGGCGATCAGGAAGTCCACCCAGCCGCGGGCGACCCACTCCTCCACGTCCAGTCCCACCGAGAGGGCCAGATCGGGGGAGTCGGGGACTCTCATGGACAGGAGAATGGGCCGTCCCCTTTGTTTCCCGCGCTGCTCCAGGACTTGGTGGATGCGTTGGATGAGGTCGGTCATCACCGGCAGGTGGCGCCGCTCCTGTCCGTAGCGGAAGAGCAGGGGATGCCGGCACCAGTCCAGCTCGATCCCCTCCAGGTCGTAGCGCCGGCAGGCTTCCCGGACCACGCCCAGGAAATGGTCCCGCACCTCGGGGCGGACGTAGTCGTATGCGGGCCAGGAGAAGGAGATGGGGCCCAGCGAACTGTTGCGAAAACGGTCGATGGTGCGCCTGCCGCCGTTGCCCCAATACTCCAGCAGCGCGTCGTGAGGATGATCTGCGGATTCACCGTTGATCCAGGGCAGGAACGTTTCCTGGAACCGCTCGGGACTGATGCGGGACTGGAGGAGATGGGGGTTCTCCAGTTTGAGCGGAGTCCAATACTGGATCCCCGAGTAAACGGCGCAATGGACGTCATTCATGCGGATGGAGAAGAAAAACTCCATGTTGTTGTCGTGGGCGAACTTCACGGCGGGCTGGACCGGATCGGGGCCCAGGGCCTGGATGTTCTTCCGGGGCAAATCCCAATGAGGGATGGTGGCGAGGCCGCAGTGGGCCAGTCCGTTGACGTGGGTCCCCTTGAGATGGTTCATGCGCAGGGCGAGATACTCGTCGACAGAATCGAACCGTTTCGGCCAGTGAGGGCGCCGTCCCAGATCCTGGGCTATCCCCGCCAGGTCGTCGGCGTCGTTGTTCCAGATGATCCGTTTCTTGCGGCTGCTTTGCTTGGATTGCTCTTGGCCCGGGGAGCAGCCGGATCCAGCGAGGGCGGGCAGCAGCGTCGTGGCGGTGGTAGCCGCCGCCGTGTTTTTGAGGAATCGTCTTCGGTTCTGCATGGTCCCTCCTGGCGGACGGGCGACTGTCTTGTCGCAGGAGGGGCGATTTCTAATCGCCCAATCTTCGTTGCTGAATTGGCATTGTGAAGATCGGCGGTTGGAAACCGCCGCTCCTTCGGCGGCAAGAAAGCCGCCGCTCCCTGATCACTCGCTGATGCAATAAAGAGCGTCCTGGCTGCGCAGAAAGAGCTGGTTGTCAACGATTACCGGCGACGAGATGAAGAAGTGGTCCGGCATGGAGTTGACCGCCTCGACGTTGTATTCCTCACCCATTTTGAGAACGATGACGTCACCCTGTTCGCTGGCCAGGTAGAGCCGGCCCCCGGACCCCACCGGCGAGGCCTTGAACTGGTAAGGATTGGGCAGGCGCTGCTGGTGGTAGAAGGGTTTGCCCGTGTCGGCGTCGAAGCAGCTGATGAGTCCCCGGTCCGTCAGCACGTAGAGCTTCCCGTCGGCATAAACGGGACAGGCGGTGTAGGCGTTCCCCCGTTGGTTGGTCCAGAGGACCGCGTCCGTATCGGTCAGGTCACCCGTTCGGTCCAGTCGAATGGCCAGCATGTTGGGACTGCGGTGCCCCGTCATCACGATCACCGTGTCCCGGTGGCGGACCGGTATGGGGACCGGGTTCAGTCCCAGCCCGCCGCATTCCCAGATCAGGTCGCCGTTGGCGATGTCGTAGCTGCGGACCCGGTTGTCTCCGGTCACAATGACCTGGGTTTTTCCCGAGTGCTCCGTGACCAGCGGAGTGGTCCAGGTGCTCCGCTCGTCCCGGTCGCGGCGCCACAGTTCTATCCCCGTATTTTTGTCCAGAGCCATGATGAAGGACTGGCCTTCATGGTCGAAGTTGAGAATCAGAGTATCGCCGTGAAGGACCGGCGCCGTCCCCTCACCGAAACCGTTGCGCATTCTCATTTTCACGCCGAAGTTCTTTTTCCAGGCCAGATTCCCGTCCAGGTCGTAGACGAAGAGGCCCCGGGAGCCGAAGAAGGCGTAGAGGTGGCGGCCGTCGGTGGCAGCGGAATTGGAGGCGAAGCTGCCGTAACGCCGGTGGTAGCCCTCGTGAGGCGTCTCTTTGGTTGCTGTCTGCCGCCACAGGATCTTTCCCGTCTCCTTGTCCAGGCACAGGACCTCGAACTTGTGCTCCACCAGGGTCATTTGCATGCGGCGCCGGAATCGTTCCCGCAAGCGCCGCCGCCGTTCCGGGTCGGGCCTGCCCTCGCCTCCTCTCTCCGCTCGCGGCCGCCGGGGAGGCCGATTCGGACCGCGTCCCGTTGCGTCGGGGATGGGGGACGTGGGGATGGCGGTGGTCAGGTAGATCCGGTCTTTCCAGATGATGGGTGTGGAATGCCCCTTCCCGGGGATGGGAGTCATCCACTTGACGTTTTGGGTGGTGCCCCACCGGACCGGCGCTCCCGTGCGGGCCATGCCGGTGTTGTCGGGACCGCGCCAGTTGGGCCATTGGTCATCGAAATCGGCCGGGGGCGGAGACGCGGCGGCCAGCGACAAGCCCAGGATACCGGCAAAGATCAAAGATGTTCTTTTCATGAATTCTCCCTCCCAGCATCGTCAGGCTTGGTACCGGTTCCAAGAGACGGCGGGTCTGTTCGCGACAATAGCAGTCCCTGGCGAAAGTCGCCACGCCGGTCCCGCGGTTTTGGCGACCCGTATAATTCGGGCTGCTACAATACGGCGCTGCGATTGCAACGATTGAGGATTGGAACCGAGGAGAACTCGAAATGAATCAGATCTACACCCTGTTCACCGTCATGACTCTCTCTCTGGCCACCGCCATCGCCGGCGTCATCGACATCGGCTCGCGCCGGGAGTTGTTCGTGGACCAGCACATGATCCACGAGATCACGGGCGACGCCCGCCTTCAATTGCATCGGCCCGAGCCACAGGAAGTGGTCCTCGTGACGGGCGAGCCCTGGGAGGGGAACACCAGCGCCTACTACACCATCTTCCAGGACGGCGATCTGTACCGTATGTACTACCGCGGATCGAACTGGGATGTGGAGGCCAGGAAGGCCACTCATCCGGAGGTGACCTGTTATGCCGAGAGCCGTGACGGGATCAATTGGACCAAGCCCAATCTGGGGATTGTGGAGTACGAAGGATCGAAACAGAACAACATCATCCTGGACGGGATCGGCACCCATTGTTTCGTTGCCTTCAAGGACGGCAATCCCGACGCTCCGCCGGAGGCGCGTTACAAGGGGATCTCCCGGGGCCGTCCTCTGGGAAAGAAGGGACTCTACGTCTACCAGTCTCCCGACGGCATCCATTGGAAACTGATCCGGAACGAGCCGGTCATCACCGAAGGGGCATTCGATTCTCAGAATCTGGCTTTCTGGGATCCCCGAATCGGCAAGTACCGCGAGTACCACCGCATCTTCGTCAACCGGGTACGCGCCATCATGACC of the Acidobacteriota bacterium genome contains:
- a CDS encoding DUF1902 domain-containing protein; the encoded protein is MMKRVFRVQAVWDAEAEVFYSRSDIEGLHIEAADLEEFETIMMDVAPELIIVNHWTAPEIAEHSFKDLIPAILWQHPDMGRATA
- a CDS encoding CehA/McbA family metallohydrolase, which codes for MSTNSSILSRLPRIPLLFVAGMAVWLAAILVAQKGGAEAVEIGRHNTDLLPAGKEADGIIGDFVLRNDRIHALIGGNLPERRANMMHDRYKIIPGTLFDLDLAGAGNDQITSFRPGHLSGPVSYVRIVSDGSSGRAEIETVRTAASGDGLYQRHVYRLAPEWQHVEILSTFHNQSGEARKIQPQPVWKSPPAYERLAQFSTTWEAGAIRVADSIDPFDKRSYAWAPLEREGLSSLDAEVELGPGEKKKFGIALAVADSPLAAYGQVASVLSPTGTVTGSAVDQSGNPAIRSSLLFNVGGTDLPLYPNAEGRFSFPLPPGNHSIRFTDLGRPDQELNLQVSAGKTANLDLSPPVASAISFRVRDSRGNPSPAKVQFLGVDGTETPNFGTDYRAHGCDHQYHSHDGAFTQQVPAGDYLIRITRGPEFNLVERRVAVPAGETVAVEATLERSVDTTGWISTDYHAHSSPSGDNHCNTYDRIINFAAEQLEFIPATEHNRIYDWQPYIDELGLSDLLRTVPGIELTGQGQHFNSFPLKYSPLTQDGGAPVWQYDPRLNAIVLRNIFGGGPDRWVQANHPTVGYVFNDRDRDGRGDGGFVGFEELIDAAEIWSAEILNPNPTYPVRNRRGIAQRENRTFGWLQMLNQGRHMWCVAVSDAHRVFGGNGVGNWRTYVPSSTDDPGKIDTAEVIANSKAGRMMITNGPFLHVETGDGLPIGSSVISEGSVVLKVRVQTPNWLDVDRVQVLVNSRQDPRYNYTRNTHPGMFRNGVVNFDEEIQVELERDTHLIVVATGENSNLEKGWGRSPESKMHPVAFTNPIYVDTDGHGFQANGDTLDHPMLVAASR
- a CDS encoding PQQ-like beta-propeller repeat protein, with the translated sequence MKRTSLIFAGILGLSLAAASPPPADFDDQWPNWRGPDNTGMARTGAPVRWGTTQNVKWMTPIPGKGHSTPIIWKDRIYLTTAIPTSPIPDATGRGPNRPPRRPRAERGGEGRPDPERRRRLRERFRRRMQMTLVEHKFEVLCLDKETGKILWRQTATKETPHEGYHRRYGSFASNSAATDGRHLYAFFGSRGLFVYDLDGNLAWKKNFGVKMRMRNGFGEGTAPVLHGDTLILNFDHEGQSFIMALDKNTGIELWRRDRDERSTWTTPLVTEHSGKTQVIVTGDNRVRSYDIANGDLIWECGGLGLNPVPIPVRHRDTVIVMTGHRSPNMLAIRLDRTGDLTDTDAVLWTNQRGNAYTACPVYADGKLYVLTDRGLISCFDADTGKPFYHQQRLPNPYQFKASPVGSGGRLYLASEQGDVIVLKMGEEYNVEAVNSMPDHFFISSPVIVDNQLFLRSQDALYCISE
- a CDS encoding carbon-nitrogen hydrolase family protein, whose protein sequence is MKIRIATCQFPVTSDIRSNLGYVKRQMKAARDKGADLAHFSECCLGGYAGVDLPSLEGYDWDLLQRSAREVTELARELGLWVILGSNHRLSGGHLPHNSLYLIDPQGRVVDRYDKRFCTGSRTQVQDDLSHYSPGNRFVVFEVNSVRCGIQICHDFRYPELYREYKRREVQLMFHSYHNGGMTLEHKRKYHDVWKVLVLATMQTYAASNYMWISVNNTTRRHSSGSSFVVQPDGLIAGRLPLHRAGVLISTIDTEAPFYDASKEWRSRAMRGVFHSGTPVDDLRSKDRTCL